Proteins from a single region of Palaemon carinicauda isolate YSFRI2023 chromosome 1, ASM3689809v2, whole genome shotgun sequence:
- the LOC137659843 gene encoding cyclin-dependent kinase inhibitor 1C-like, with translation MTRTSNTIKLIKNPHPAVVLTERPTAATAPAPVSLPATTPAPVSPPATAPAPVSLPATAPVPVSLPAFAAPPVSLPATALTIVLIGPPAARRKKSKPMNLSATSQVLPPTDAPATR, from the coding sequence ATGACCCGGACTTCCAACACTATAAAGTTAATCAAAAACCCTCATCCTGCCGTTGTTCTTACCGAACGTCCTACAGCTGCCACTGCTCCTGCCCCAGTTTCTCTGCCTGCCACTACCCCTGCCCCAGTTTCTCCGCCTGCCACTGCTCCTGCCCCAGTTTCTCTGCCTGCCACTGCTCCTGTCCCAGTTTCTCTGCCTGCCTTTGCTGCTCCCCCAGTTTCTCTGCCTGCCACTGCTCTTACCATAGTTCTTATTGGACCCCCTGCTGCTAGAAGGAAGAAGAGTAAACCCATGAACCTCTCTGCCACCAGTCAAGTCCTGCCACCTACAGATGCACCTGCCACTAGATAA